In the Lysinibacillus sp. PLM2 genome, one interval contains:
- a CDS encoding DNA-binding response regulator, translating to MSEGQRILVVDDDKSIVELLRDFLENEGFYVETAYDTAQALVILKQSTIECIILDIMMPGQNGFELCRQIRTESNIPILFLSALSDDVDKIRGLALGGDDYIVKSASPGEVVARVKAVLRRSSSKQASRKVLDYGRLSLDLSTREVLIKGQPISLTPKEYDLLRLFAEHPKYIFTYDQLLEKFWEGIGDKHTIRVHLSRLREKIEADPNNPQFIVNVWGIGYRFKGEENENHSHS from the coding sequence GTGAGCGAAGGACAGAGAATTCTAGTCGTTGACGATGATAAAAGTATAGTAGAGCTACTGAGAGATTTTTTAGAAAATGAAGGTTTTTATGTAGAAACAGCTTACGACACTGCTCAGGCACTTGTTATCTTGAAACAAAGTACAATTGAATGCATCATTTTGGATATAATGATGCCGGGACAAAACGGCTTTGAGTTATGTAGGCAGATTCGCACGGAGAGCAATATCCCAATTCTTTTTTTGAGTGCTCTAAGTGATGATGTAGATAAAATTCGCGGACTTGCACTTGGAGGAGATGATTATATAGTCAAATCTGCTTCACCGGGTGAGGTTGTTGCAAGAGTGAAGGCTGTTTTAAGGCGTTCGAGTTCTAAACAAGCATCCAGGAAGGTTTTAGACTATGGGCGTCTATCGTTGGATTTGTCTACAAGGGAAGTGCTCATAAAAGGGCAGCCTATTTCACTGACACCTAAAGAGTATGATTTACTACGATTGTTTGCGGAACATCCTAAATACATTTTTACATATGACCAATTACTCGAGAAGTTTTGGGAAGGAATTGGTGATAAACATACAATTCGTGTTCATTTAAGCCGGCTTCGTGAGAAAATTGAGGCTGATCCGAATAATCCGCAATTTATTGTGAACGTATGGGGGATAGGCTATCGCTTTAAAGGAGAAGAAAATGAAAACCATTCGCATTCGTAA
- a CDS encoding TetR family transcriptional regulator, producing the protein MGEIRNAERTRRKIIDAAKEEFFEKGYNGARIESIAKRAGVKKQLIYHYFKGKDDLINQTIDNFVAAVPTENLTLPTNPVDIAEFRLKVNINYLKDFLKYTAWEAIEELPEDSNGKEARKKVLQSYNADMVKKQELGLVPKDLDPALITLMMSSLTIYPLLYNNVTQIITGYTLEEPEFQEKWAKFLHQISEKIFNQGE; encoded by the coding sequence ATGGGTGAGATTAGAAATGCTGAACGTACCCGAAGAAAAATAATTGATGCTGCGAAGGAAGAGTTTTTTGAAAAGGGATATAATGGTGCTAGAATCGAATCGATTGCAAAAAGAGCAGGAGTGAAAAAACAGCTGATATATCATTACTTTAAAGGTAAGGATGATTTAATTAATCAGACAATTGATAACTTTGTTGCTGCAGTCCCTACAGAAAATTTAACGTTGCCTACAAATCCTGTGGATATAGCAGAATTTCGATTAAAGGTAAATATAAATTATTTAAAAGATTTCCTGAAGTATACAGCTTGGGAAGCCATTGAAGAGTTGCCTGAGGATTCCAATGGAAAAGAAGCAAGAAAGAAGGTGCTTCAATCCTATAATGCTGACATGGTAAAAAAACAAGAATTAGGACTAGTACCAAAGGATTTAGACCCAGCTCTCATTACGTTAATGATGTCTAGTCTTACGATCTATCCGCTCTTATACAATAACGTCACACAAATTATAACTGGATACACCCTAGAGGAACCAGAATTTCAAGAAAAGTGGGCGAAGTTTCTCCATCAGATTAGTGAGAAAATATTCAATCAGGGAGAATAG
- a CDS encoding extradiol dioxygenase encodes MTLKPSMTFINLPVKDLKKSMSFFNQIGFSFSMQFTDENAACMIINDQTFTMLLTESHFKNFTNKGIVDATTQTEVLVSLAMESRDEVDAILEKAIEAGGKLASERRDYGFMYQVGFQDLDGHIWEVFHMEQEQ; translated from the coding sequence ATGACGTTAAAACCAAGTATGACATTTATTAACCTTCCAGTTAAAGATTTGAAAAAATCAATGAGTTTCTTCAATCAAATCGGATTTTCGTTTAGTATGCAGTTCACTGATGAAAATGCTGCATGTATGATAATAAATGATCAGACTTTTACAATGCTTTTAACTGAATCACACTTCAAGAACTTTACTAATAAGGGGATTGTGGATGCCACAACACAAACAGAGGTTTTGGTTTCCTTGGCAATGGAAAGTAGGGATGAAGTGGATGCAATTTTAGAAAAAGCAATTGAAGCCGGTGGTAAGCTCGCATCAGAACGACGGGATTATGGATTTATGTATCAAGTTGGTTTCCAGGACCTTGACGGTCATATTTGGGAAGTGTTTCATATGGAGCAAGAACAATAA
- the uvsE gene encoding UV DNA damage endonuclease produces MKIRFGYVANALGLWDASPSKTLTFSRYSILPKDERMEKLKSITAQNLHHTKRILYYNIAHEIELYRFSSSIVPLATHPEVMWDFYTPFKNEWEELGKIVEQFKLRVSFHPNQFTLFTSPKEAVTMNAVKDMEYHFRMLKAMNVLHTSLINIHIGGAYGDKNTSLGRFHQNLKQLPEEIQKHMTLENDDKTYDVEETLRTCEKENFPMVLDYHHYMANKDEDNLHLFLPRIFNTWNSTNMVPKVHLSSPKSDQSFRSHADFVSLDFVLPFLKMARELNRDFDIMIEAKQKNLAMHRLVEEIAAIRGVKRISSSSVEW; encoded by the coding sequence ATGAAAATACGGTTCGGCTATGTAGCAAACGCATTAGGCTTATGGGATGCAAGTCCATCAAAAACTTTAACTTTTTCTCGGTATTCAATACTTCCCAAGGATGAGCGAATGGAAAAGTTGAAATCGATCACAGCACAAAACCTACATCACACGAAAAGAATTTTGTACTACAATATCGCACATGAAATTGAATTATATCGATTTTCAAGTTCTATTGTACCTTTAGCAACCCACCCTGAAGTGATGTGGGATTTTTACACGCCATTTAAAAATGAATGGGAGGAACTTGGGAAAATAGTAGAACAATTTAAGCTTCGTGTAAGCTTTCATCCCAATCAATTTACACTTTTCACAAGCCCAAAAGAAGCAGTTACAATGAATGCTGTAAAAGATATGGAATATCATTTCAGGATGCTCAAAGCCATGAATGTTCTTCATACTAGTTTAATTAATATTCATATAGGTGGGGCATATGGGGATAAAAACACATCATTAGGCCGATTCCACCAAAATCTGAAACAATTACCAGAGGAAATTCAAAAGCATATGACGCTTGAAAATGATGATAAAACGTATGATGTTGAGGAAACACTTAGGACTTGTGAAAAGGAGAACTTCCCTATGGTGCTCGATTATCATCACTATATGGCAAATAAAGATGAGGATAATCTTCATCTGTTCTTACCGCGTATTTTTAACACATGGAATTCGACGAATATGGTACCGAAAGTCCACCTTTCTTCACCGAAATCTGATCAATCCTTCCGTTCACATGCTGATTTTGTTTCTTTAGATTTTGTCCTCCCCTTCCTAAAGATGGCACGCGAGTTGAATCGAGATTTTGACATAATGATAGAAGCAAAACAGAAGAACCTTGCAATGCATAGACTTGTAGAAGAAATAGCCGCTATTCGAGGAGTCAAACGTATTTCGAGTTCATCTGTGGAATGGTAA
- a CDS encoding DNA-binding protein, with product MELNAGNQTEAALIKYKKGLGAFNEKMPEFVSQFNAFTEECFKDGALTKKQKHLIALGISIHAQDEYCVIYHTKGCLDHGCSEQEILDTIAVTAAFGGGASVSQGVTLVMDCLNEMGQMKQ from the coding sequence ATGGAATTGAATGCTGGAAATCAAACAGAAGCAGCACTGATCAAATATAAAAAGGGGCTTGGTGCATTTAACGAAAAGATGCCCGAATTTGTAAGTCAGTTTAATGCTTTTACTGAAGAATGCTTTAAAGATGGGGCCTTAACTAAAAAACAAAAGCATTTGATTGCACTAGGGATTAGTATTCATGCTCAAGATGAGTATTGCGTCATTTACCATACAAAAGGATGTCTTGATCATGGATGTTCTGAGCAAGAAATACTTGATACGATCGCAGTGACTGCAGCATTTGGCGGTGGAGCTTCCGTGAGTCAGGGAGTTACGCTTGTTATGGATTGTCTAAATGAGATGGGGCAAATGAAGCAATAG
- the splA gene encoding transcriptional regulator SplA produces the protein MENQNYQAGDIVYVFYRNPHTQDVANVQSAAVVNNPEKEDELALFLYETYYPLSNEMAVYPSEEEANQAYNYYYGDASEGFLQ, from the coding sequence ATGGAAAATCAAAATTATCAAGCTGGCGACATTGTTTATGTTTTTTACAGAAATCCCCATACTCAAGATGTTGCGAATGTTCAATCAGCAGCAGTGGTAAATAATCCTGAGAAGGAGGATGAATTAGCTTTGTTTTTATATGAAACCTATTATCCCCTATCAAATGAAATGGCTGTATACCCTTCAGAAGAAGAAGCAAACCAGGCATACAACTATTATTACGGGGACGCTTCTGAAGGATTTTTGCAATGA
- the splB gene encoding spore photoproduct lyase, with the protein MNNPFTPKLVYFEPDALDYPLGKELYEKFKNMGIEIRETTSHNQVRNLPGDNDFKKYRVAKSTLVVGIRKTLKFDTSKPSAEYAIPFATGCMGHCHYCYLQTTMGSKPYIRTYVNVEEILEAADKYMAERAPEITRFEASCTSDIVGIDHLTHTLKRAIEHFGKSELGKLRFVTKFHHVDHLLDAEHNGKTRFRFSVNADYVIKNFEPGTSSLEKRIEAAGKVARAGYPLGFIVAPIYLHEGWKDGYYKMFERLDAELPADAREDLTFEFIQHRFTKPAKRVIEKNYPMTKLELDEEKRRYKWGKYGIGKYIYQKEEEEDIKKHLYMYMEKFFPNAKLEYFT; encoded by the coding sequence ATGAATAACCCATTTACACCCAAACTTGTTTATTTTGAACCAGATGCATTGGATTATCCTTTAGGAAAAGAACTTTATGAGAAATTTAAAAATATGGGTATTGAAATTCGAGAAACTACTTCCCACAACCAAGTAAGAAACCTACCCGGCGATAACGACTTTAAAAAATATCGTGTTGCCAAATCAACACTTGTAGTAGGAATTAGAAAAACGCTTAAATTTGACACCTCCAAGCCTTCCGCTGAATATGCAATTCCTTTTGCAACTGGCTGCATGGGTCACTGCCATTACTGCTATTTGCAAACTACCATGGGGAGTAAGCCATATATCCGTACATATGTAAATGTAGAGGAAATCCTAGAGGCTGCCGACAAGTATATGGCGGAACGTGCTCCAGAAATAACAAGATTTGAAGCTTCCTGTACATCCGATATTGTAGGAATTGATCATTTAACCCATACATTAAAAAGGGCAATAGAACATTTCGGAAAGTCTGAGCTTGGAAAACTAAGATTTGTTACAAAATTCCACCATGTAGACCACTTGCTTGATGCCGAACATAACGGAAAAACAAGATTCCGTTTCAGTGTAAACGCTGATTATGTCATTAAAAATTTCGAACCGGGGACTTCTTCTTTGGAAAAAAGAATTGAAGCAGCAGGAAAAGTTGCACGGGCTGGCTATCCACTAGGATTTATAGTAGCACCAATCTATCTTCATGAAGGGTGGAAGGATGGCTACTATAAAATGTTTGAGCGTTTGGATGCTGAATTGCCTGCTGATGCTCGGGAAGACCTTACTTTTGAGTTTATTCAGCACCGCTTTACCAAGCCTGCAAAGAGAGTGATCGAGAAAAATTACCCCATGACAAAATTAGAATTAGACGAAGAAAAAAGAAGATATAAGTGGGGGAAATATGGTATAGGTAAATATATTTATCAAAAGGAAGAAGAAGAGGATATAAAAAAACATCTGTATATGTATATGGAAAAGTTCTTCCCCAATGCAAAATTGGAATATTTCACTTAA
- a CDS encoding RNA polymerase sigma factor, with amino-acid sequence MQNEREIISNWFFRYSQDVFNFLVYYSGTLDVEDLVQEVFIKAAKGMSTYRNHATPKTWLFSIARNLAIDKARKNKTKISRTNVAFHEETLDQHIGFSPEQILIDHEEKQELYSRINQQKKKYRDVLILRGIQGLSVSETAQILGCKETAVRTNYHRAIKALQNEPNWRESYEG; translated from the coding sequence ATGCAAAACGAAAGAGAGATTATTTCCAATTGGTTTTTTCGCTATAGCCAAGATGTTTTCAATTTTTTAGTTTACTATTCAGGAACTCTTGATGTAGAAGATCTCGTACAAGAAGTGTTTATTAAGGCAGCTAAAGGTATGAGCACCTATCGAAACCATGCGACGCCCAAAACTTGGCTCTTTAGCATTGCCCGTAATCTAGCAATCGACAAAGCGAGAAAGAACAAAACGAAGATCAGTCGAACGAATGTGGCTTTCCATGAGGAGACTTTGGATCAGCACATCGGATTTTCTCCTGAGCAAATTCTAATAGACCATGAGGAGAAACAAGAATTGTACAGTAGGATCAATCAGCAAAAAAAGAAATATCGGGATGTACTAATTTTAAGGGGCATTCAAGGATTGTCCGTGAGTGAAACAGCACAAATACTAGGATGCAAAGAAACCGCCGTCCGAACCAACTATCATCGTGCAATCAAGGCGTTACAAAATGAACCGAATTGGAGGGAATCTTATGAAGGATAA
- the rlmH gene encoding ribosomal RNA large subunit methyltransferase H, whose product MNISIISVGKLKEKYLKMGIDEYVKRLGAYAKIDIIEVPDEKAPEQLSQAEMEIVKQKEGERILAKVSDGMHVIALAIDGKMKSSEELAAGLESLMTYGTSKITFVIGGSLGLHEDVLKRADEKLSFGRMTLPHQLMKLVLVEQIYRSFRIMKGEPYHK is encoded by the coding sequence GTGAATATCTCAATCATTTCGGTTGGTAAGTTAAAAGAGAAATATTTAAAAATGGGAATCGACGAGTATGTTAAACGTCTAGGTGCCTATGCAAAGATAGATATCATCGAGGTGCCAGACGAAAAAGCACCTGAACAATTAAGTCAAGCCGAAATGGAAATCGTAAAGCAGAAAGAGGGAGAACGAATTTTAGCAAAGGTTAGTGATGGCATGCACGTCATCGCCCTAGCTATTGACGGTAAAATGAAATCCTCTGAGGAACTGGCAGCAGGTTTAGAATCACTCATGACCTATGGAACGAGCAAGATCACTTTTGTCATCGGTGGATCCCTCGGCCTACATGAAGATGTATTGAAACGCGCGGATGAAAAACTAAGCTTCGGCCGTATGACATTACCACACCAATTGATGAAGCTCGTGTTGGTAGAGCAGATTTATAGGAGTTTTCGGATTATGAAGGGTGAACCGTATCATAAATAA
- a CDS encoding serine protease produces the protein MSYFNDDENRQNEPNTPNNNPYNPNSSYSNEPNTMNTQYSPLQERLKREEEEEKKRKAKRKGGNKGGYFVSALAGVIAGALIMWLLLPSLVGQLPSSSATSDGNNKIETSIDQTATEVTTDITKAVEKVSDAVVGITNIQEVTDFWNQQSMEQEAGSGSGVIYKIEGDKAFVITNYHVVENAKQLEVTLADGTKEKASLVGSDIWTDLAVVSISSEHVDTVAEFGDSDVLKQGETVIAIGNPLGLDFYGSVTTGVISGKDRAVPVDLNADGYEDWETEVLQTDAAINPGNSGGALINITGDLIGINSMKIAESAIEGLGFAIPINTVIPIIEELERNGEVRRPTMGIGLLDLTDVPAFYQQQTLRLPEEVTTGVVVSEVVQGSPAYRAGVQQYDVIIEMDGVKIENSIDLRQHLYNETEIGDTINMKVYRQGKIVELNLKLTEGTNV, from the coding sequence ATGAGTTATTTTAACGATGATGAAAACAGACAAAATGAACCGAATACACCAAATAATAATCCATATAATCCAAACAGTTCATATTCAAATGAACCTAATACCATGAATACTCAATATTCTCCATTACAAGAGCGGCTTAAGAGAGAAGAGGAAGAAGAGAAGAAGCGGAAGGCAAAACGTAAAGGAGGAAACAAAGGTGGCTATTTTGTTAGCGCATTGGCAGGTGTGATTGCTGGTGCATTAATCATGTGGTTATTGCTTCCTTCATTAGTTGGACAGCTTCCTAGTAGTTCAGCCACATCAGATGGAAATAACAAAATAGAAACTTCTATTGATCAAACTGCTACAGAAGTAACAACTGATATCACCAAAGCAGTTGAAAAGGTATCGGACGCAGTTGTAGGTATTACGAATATACAGGAAGTAACTGATTTTTGGAATCAACAATCTATGGAGCAAGAAGCAGGTAGTGGATCAGGAGTTATATACAAGATAGAAGGGGACAAAGCGTTTGTTATTACAAACTATCATGTTGTGGAAAACGCAAAGCAACTAGAGGTCACATTAGCTGATGGAACAAAAGAAAAGGCCTCTCTTGTAGGTAGTGATATTTGGACAGATTTAGCGGTTGTATCAATTAGTAGTGAGCATGTAGATACAGTTGCAGAATTTGGTGATTCCGATGTATTAAAGCAAGGAGAGACAGTAATAGCAATTGGGAACCCATTAGGCTTAGATTTCTACGGCTCAGTCACAACAGGTGTCATTTCTGGTAAGGATCGAGCGGTGCCAGTAGATTTAAACGCTGATGGCTACGAAGATTGGGAAACAGAGGTATTACAAACAGATGCCGCGATCAATCCAGGAAATAGTGGTGGCGCACTTATAAATATTACAGGGGATTTAATAGGAATTAACTCTATGAAGATTGCAGAATCAGCGATTGAAGGCTTAGGCTTTGCAATTCCAATAAATACAGTAATTCCAATTATTGAAGAACTCGAACGAAACGGTGAAGTACGTAGACCGACAATGGGTATCGGTTTATTAGACTTAACAGATGTTCCTGCATTTTATCAACAACAAACATTGCGATTACCTGAAGAAGTAACAACAGGAGTTGTCGTATCTGAAGTTGTACAAGGATCACCTGCATATCGCGCCGGTGTACAACAATATGATGTGATCATTGAGATGGATGGCGTAAAAATTGAGAACTCCATCGATTTACGTCAACATTTATACAACGAAACGGAAATTGGCGATACGATCAATATGAAAGTATACCGTCAGGGTAAAATTGTTGAACTGAATTTAAAATTAACAGAAGGTACAAATGTATAA
- the yycJ gene encoding putative metallo-hydrolase YycJ — MRFSVLASGSTGNAVYVENDEHAFLVDVGLSGKKMEQLFAKIDRDMSKLSGILVTHEHSDHIKGLGVVARKYKIPVFANEKTWQAMDGHIGNIPTEQRFHFNMEAVQSFGSLSIESFAVSHDAIDPMFYVFHEGDRKLVIITDTGYVSDRMKGIIRGADTFVFESNHDIGMLQMGRYPWSIKRRILSDVGHVSNEDAAIAMSEVVFEKPTHIYLSHLSKDNNMKDLARMSVTQTLQSNGIIAGEFVHLHDTDAEEPTLLVTV; from the coding sequence ATGCGATTTAGTGTTTTAGCAAGTGGCAGTACTGGAAATGCCGTATATGTAGAAAATGATGAACATGCATTTTTAGTAGACGTAGGTTTAAGTGGTAAAAAAATGGAGCAACTATTTGCTAAAATTGATCGTGATATGAGTAAATTATCAGGCATACTAGTCACACATGAGCATAGTGATCATATAAAAGGGCTTGGAGTGGTTGCTCGTAAATATAAGATCCCCGTCTTTGCCAATGAAAAAACGTGGCAAGCAATGGACGGTCATATTGGAAACATACCTACTGAACAACGATTTCATTTTAATATGGAAGCAGTTCAATCCTTTGGGTCCTTAAGTATTGAATCCTTTGCAGTATCTCATGATGCTATTGATCCAATGTTTTACGTTTTCCATGAAGGTGATCGCAAGCTTGTCATCATTACGGATACAGGGTATGTTAGTGATCGGATGAAGGGGATAATACGTGGAGCAGATACCTTTGTGTTCGAAAGTAACCATGATATAGGTATGCTGCAAATGGGACGCTACCCATGGTCAATAAAACGACGCATTTTAAGTGATGTTGGACATGTTTCCAATGAAGATGCCGCCATTGCCATGAGTGAAGTAGTTTTTGAAAAACCAACTCATATTTATTTATCGCATTTAAGTAAAGATAATAATATGAAAGATTTAGCGCGGATGAGTGTAACTCAAACATTACAGTCAAATGGTATTATCGCAGGGGAATTTGTACATCTGCATGATACTGATGCAGAAGAACCAACTTTATTAGTAACTGTATAA
- a CDS encoding PAS domain-containing sensor histidine kinase, with product MHRVNFFKSIHVKLVLIYVLLIIIALQIIGLYFSKELEENLKYNFQESINQRIDLVQYSIREEMLRERNEQSPSLEQSLSLILREFATGDINAIRVIDNRNRVLATSETNNQSIIGQRANYDIVNQSIAAQTSIDKIALSAATQSRVWVLATPIFNSLGPNGEIIGTIYIESNIENVFDQVNEINQIFAVGTAMSLVITIILGILIARTITRPISDMRKQAQAMSRGNFSRKVRVYGNDEIGQLAISFNHLTNRLQEATATTEAERRKLSSVLTNMTDGVIATDRKGKVILINDPALNFLNTSKEATLNRPIASVLGLEQDYSFEDLLNMKDSVNLDFSSPENRLILRANFSVIQKETGFVNGLITVLHDITEQEKIEMERREFVANVSHELRTPLTTMRSYLEALADGAWRDEAIAPTFLNVTQTETERMIRLVNDLLQLSKMDSRDYKLNKEIVEFNTFFNRIIDRFEMSKSQHVEFKRYLPESSYFVEIDTDKLTQVIDNIISNALKYSPDGGNIRFGVTVQESVLKVMISDDGMGIPKENVTKIFDRFYRVDRARSRAMGGTGLGLAIAKEMIEAHGGKIWAESEEGVGTTIFFTLPYELDEAGEWD from the coding sequence ATGCATAGAGTTAACTTTTTCAAATCGATCCACGTTAAACTTGTATTAATATATGTCTTATTAATAATTATTGCACTGCAAATTATTGGATTATATTTTTCAAAGGAATTAGAAGAAAATCTAAAATATAATTTCCAAGAGTCAATCAATCAAAGAATAGATTTAGTTCAGTATAGTATTCGAGAAGAAATGTTAAGGGAAAGAAATGAGCAATCGCCATCTCTTGAGCAAAGCTTAAGTTTAATTTTACGTGAGTTTGCGACAGGAGATATTAATGCAATTCGAGTAATTGATAACCGTAATCGTGTGTTAGCAACTTCAGAAACAAATAACCAATCTATCATTGGTCAAAGAGCGAATTACGATATTGTAAATCAGTCTATTGCAGCCCAAACATCAATCGATAAGATTGCCTTAAGTGCAGCAACACAAAGTCGAGTATGGGTTTTAGCGACACCAATTTTTAATTCCCTTGGGCCTAATGGTGAAATCATTGGAACAATCTATATCGAATCAAATATCGAAAATGTATTCGACCAAGTGAATGAAATTAATCAAATATTTGCTGTTGGAACGGCAATGTCGCTCGTTATTACCATTATCCTAGGGATATTAATTGCACGAACGATTACCCGTCCTATCTCAGATATGCGTAAGCAAGCACAGGCTATGTCGAGAGGGAATTTCTCACGTAAAGTTCGTGTTTATGGGAATGATGAAATTGGTCAATTAGCCATTTCGTTTAATCATCTTACAAACCGACTGCAGGAAGCAACTGCTACAACAGAGGCAGAGCGAAGAAAACTCTCGTCTGTTTTAACGAATATGACAGATGGAGTTATTGCAACGGATCGCAAGGGAAAAGTTATTTTAATTAATGACCCAGCCCTTAATTTCTTAAATACTTCAAAAGAGGCGACTCTAAATCGCCCCATAGCGTCTGTATTAGGACTTGAACAGGATTATAGTTTTGAAGATTTACTAAATATGAAGGATTCGGTCAACTTAGACTTTAGTTCACCAGAAAACCGGTTAATTTTGCGTGCGAATTTTTCTGTTATTCAAAAGGAAACAGGCTTTGTAAATGGTTTAATCACTGTCCTACATGATATTACTGAACAAGAAAAGATTGAAATGGAGCGACGTGAATTTGTCGCAAACGTGTCTCATGAGTTACGTACACCTTTAACAACAATGCGCAGCTATCTAGAGGCATTAGCAGATGGTGCGTGGAGAGATGAGGCAATTGCACCGACTTTCTTGAATGTAACACAAACAGAAACAGAACGAATGATTCGCTTAGTAAATGATTTGTTGCAATTATCGAAAATGGATAGTCGCGATTATAAGTTAAACAAGGAAATTGTTGAGTTTAATACATTCTTTAACCGAATTATCGATCGATTTGAAATGTCAAAATCCCAACATGTTGAGTTCAAAAGATACTTACCAGAATCCTCTTATTTTGTTGAAATTGACACAGATAAGCTAACGCAGGTAATTGATAATATCATTTCAAATGCGTTGAAATATTCTCCTGATGGTGGAAATATTCGATTCGGTGTTACCGTTCAAGAAAGCGTATTAAAAGTAATGATTTCTGATGATGGTATGGGAATACCAAAAGAAAATGTAACAAAAATATTTGATCGCTTTTATCGAGTAGATCGCGCAAGGTCGCGTGCGATGGGCGGAACAGGCTTAGGACTAGCTATTGCTAAAGAGATGATTGAAGCACATGGCGGAAAAATTTGGGCGGAAAGTGAGGAAGGCGTTGGTACGACGATTTTCTTCACATTACCGTATGAATTGGACGAGGCGGGTGAATGGGATTGA
- the walR gene encoding transcriptional regulatory protein WalR — protein sequence MTKTILVVDDEKPIADILQFNLIKEGYQVICAYDGDEALQKVEESQPDLMLLDIMLPKRDGMEVCREIRKKYDFPIIMLTAKGSEIDKVLGLEMGADDYVTKPFSTRELIARVKANMRRLQTNTNVEDEKEESNDIVIGSLVIQPDAYLVLKRGEAIELTHREFELVHYLAKHIGQVMTREHLLQTVWGYDYFGDVRTVDVTIRRLREKIEDNPSHPNWIVTRRGVGYYLRNPEQE from the coding sequence ATGACAAAGACAATATTAGTTGTTGATGATGAGAAGCCAATTGCAGATATTTTACAATTCAATTTAATTAAAGAAGGATATCAAGTAATTTGTGCATATGATGGGGATGAGGCACTTCAAAAAGTGGAAGAATCTCAGCCAGATTTAATGTTATTAGATATAATGCTTCCAAAAAGAGATGGTATGGAAGTTTGTCGAGAAATTCGAAAAAAATATGACTTCCCAATTATTATGCTAACAGCAAAAGGCTCTGAAATCGATAAAGTTCTTGGGCTTGAAATGGGTGCTGACGATTATGTGACAAAACCATTTAGTACACGTGAATTAATAGCACGAGTAAAAGCAAATATGCGACGTCTTCAAACAAATACAAATGTAGAAGATGAAAAAGAAGAGTCTAATGATATTGTTATTGGGTCTTTAGTGATTCAGCCAGATGCATATTTAGTTTTAAAACGTGGAGAAGCAATTGAATTAACTCATCGTGAATTTGAGTTAGTTCATTATTTAGCGAAACATATTGGTCAAGTGATGACAAGGGAACATCTACTTCAAACAGTATGGGGTTATGATTACTTTGGAGATGTACGTACTGTTGATGTGACAATTAGACGTTTACGCGAAAAGATAGAAGATAATCCAAGTCATCCGAATTGGATTGTGACTCGTCGAGGTGTAGGTTATTATTTGCGAAACCCTGAGCAGGAGTAA